The proteins below come from a single Metarhizium brunneum chromosome 1, complete sequence genomic window:
- the BNA2_0 gene encoding Indoleamine 2,3-dioxygenase, with protein MSPHAVLSGTPSNGKPTVDLSKFAVTQNAFLPATSPPTSLSDSYYEPWELIAQHLPALIESNRIRDSVRQLPVLSTDCLVSEAEWRRAYVILAFMAHAYIWGGEKPEQILPPQITVPFLRVSSHLEVPPVLTYAGANLWNFSCSGSDFTNLHNLSLPISFTGTESESWFLLISVAMEAKAAGILQTMMAALEAVKTRDYPVIASALGQLRNCIDGVGALLERMYEKCDPMVFYHRIRPFLAGSMNMEAAGLPRGVFYDEGHGKGRWRQYRGGSNGQSSLIQFFDVVLGVEHRTHGKPGQESFHAEVRGYMPGPHRRFLVHVARMGSIRELALAEPATPEQRGLREAYTAATEALSEFRNKHIRIVTRYIVLPSRQPWTGGPRTNLASSSSSRGGEQGLMGTGGTQLIPFLRTSRDETAEAGKLAREKE; from the exons ATGTCACCTCACGCCGTGCTGTCCGGCACCCCCTCGAATGGAAAGCCGACAGTCGACTTGAGCAAATTCGCCGTCACACAAAACGCCTTCCTGCCCGCCACCAGTCCGCCCACGTCTCTCTCCGATTCGTATTATGAGCCCTGGGAACTCATTGCACAGCATCTGCCGGCATTGATCGAGAGCAACCGGATTCGAGACTCCGTCCGTCAGCTGCCCGTGCTATCCACAGATTGCCTCGTCTCCGAAGCGGAATGGAGGAGGGCGTATGTCATCTTGGCCTTCATGGCCCATGCGTATATCTGGGGAGGTGAAAAGCCCGAGCAA ATCCTGCCGCCGCAAATCACAGTCCCCTTCCTGCGGGTATCGAGCCACCTCGAAGTCCCCCCGGTATTGACCTACGCGGGGGCCAACCTCTGGAACTTCTCCTGCTCCGGGAGCGACTTCACAAACCTGCACAACCTCAGCCTCCCCATCTCATTCACCGGCACCGAGTCGGAATCGTGGTTCCTGCTCATCAGCGTCGCCATggaagccaaggcagccgGCATCCTGCAAaccatgatggccgccctcgaggccgtcaagacGCGCGACTACCCCGTCATCGCCTCGGCCCTCGGCCAACTACGCAACTGCatcgacggcgtcggcgcgcTCCTGGAGCGCATGTACGAGAAGTGCGACCCCATGGTCTTTTACCACCGGATCCGGCCCTTCCTCGCGGGGAGCATGAACATGGAGGCCGCGGGACTGCCCAGGGGCGTCTTCTACGACGAGGGCCACGGCAAGGGCCGCTGGAGGCAGtaccgcggcggcagcaacgggCAGAGCTCGCTGATCCAGTTCTTCGACGTGGTGCTGGGCGTCGAGCACCGCACCCACGGCAAGCCGGGGCAGGAGAGCTTCCACGCCGAGGTCAGGGGGTACATGCCCGGCCCGCACCGGCGCTTCCTCGTGCACGTCGCCCGGATGGGGAGCATACGGGAGCTGGCGCTCGCCGAGCCGGCGACGCCCGAGCAGCGCGGGCTGCGGGAGGCCTACACCGCTGCGACCGAGGCCCTGAGCGAGTTCCGGAACAAGCACATCCGGATTGTGACGCGGTACATTGTCCTGCCGTCTAGGCAGCCCTGGACGGGGGGGCCGCGGACAAACCtggcgagctcgtcgtcgtcgcggggGGGTGAGCAGGGTCTCATGGGTACGGGTGGCACGCAGTTGATTCCCTTTTTGAGGACGTCGAGAGATgagacggccgaggcgggGAAACTGGCACGGGAAAAGGAGTAG
- the FLD gene encoding Protein FLOWERING LOCUS D, producing the protein MSDARKSALRELKAQNKLPHVGIVGAGVSGLRCADTLIRNGFQVTILEARERIGGRVFQQDIGGHAVDMGANWIHGTKNNPIALLASMTDADLVPDEPDAIFFDSVGERIPANKAEHCVQLVADAFDKAIQHSKNLSPSIDPRRNVLDYVLEIVRRSPLDAESKIICEQMIHMYNSEIGDCIESQSLKYFHLEDGMDGDDAFVASTYKNILQLISKTARSAAAIQLGQEVVKVQTFSRNSDNKAVAVELAGGQVKTFDEVVITCPLGWLKRHKSAFKPSLPLRLEQAIDSIGYGALEKVFVSFPTAFWQKANDKTGAASSTLVSREEASRFIFWHFLSPSYHPLTKYLGSWTQEFVALSGLPGAHAHPTLVFYVAPPCSRHLMPSLAGLVPHSDAYNDILRSFTEPFYSRMPNYDVSSPACRPTFFLGSQWQNDPFAGYGSYVSFQVGLERADEDLKVLRSGGGRGATGGNLMGNDRGVWFAGEHTAPLCGLGTTTGAWWSGERAARDVLEVYGMKKDMKKDGIGPVIL; encoded by the exons ATGTCTGACGCCAGGAAATCCGCCCTTCGTGAGCTGAAGGCGCAGAACAAACTCCCCCATGTTGGCATCGTAGGAGCTGGTGTTTCCGGACTCAGGTGTGCAGATACCCTGATCCGCAATGGATTCCAGGTCACCATTCTTGAGGCCAGAGAGAGGATTGGGGGGCGG GTCTTTCAACAGGACATAGGTGGCCATGCAGTGGACAT GGGCGCCAACTGGATTCACGGCACGAAGAACAACCCTATTGCACTCCTTGCCTCCATGACTGACGCGGATCTTGTACCCGACGAACCCGACGCTATATTTTTTGATTCCGTGGGTGAGAGAATACCTGCGAATAAGGCAGAGCACTGCGTCCAACTTGTCGCGGATGCTTTTGACAAAGCCATCCAACACAGTAAAAACCTCTCGCCATCCATCGACCCTCGGAGAAACGTCTTAGACTATGTGCTAGAGATAGTGAGACGATCGCCTCTCGATGCCGAGTCCAAGATTATCTGTGAACAAATGATACACATGTACAACTCGGAGATTGGAGATTGCATTGAATCCCAGAGCCTGAAATACTTTCATCTCGAAGATGGCATGGATGGCGACGATGCTTTCGTCGCGTCGACATACAAGAATATTCTTCAGCTCATTAGCAAAACTGCGAGAAGTGCTGCTGCCATACAGCTTGGCCAAGAGGTCGTCAAGGTGCAAACGTTCTCTCGGAACTCAGACAACAaagccgttgccgttgaaTTGGCGGGTGGCCAAGTCAAGACTTTCGATGAAGTCGTCATTACATGCCCTCTCGGCTGGCTGAAACGACACAAGTCTGCCTTCAAGCCTTCTCTGCCCCTCCGACTCGAACAAGCAATCGATAGCATCGGGTATGGTGCCCTTGAAAAGGTCTTTGTTTCGTTTCCTACTGCCTTCTGGCAGAAAGCAAATGACAAAACCGGTGCTGCTTCCTCCACCCTCGTTTCGAGAGAAGAAGCTTCGAGGTTTATATTCTGGCACTTCTTGAGCCCATCATACCACCCTCTAACAAAGTATCTGGGCTCTTGGACGCAGGAGTTTGTCGCCCTTTCCGGGCTTCCGGGTGCTCACGCTCATCCAACTTTAGTCTTTTACGTGGCTCCTCCCTGCTCCCGTCATCTCATGCCGTCTTTAGCAGGCCTCGTCCCCCACTCGGACGCATACAACGACATTCTTCGTTCTTTTACGGAACCATTTTACTCTCGCATGCCAAACTACGATGTTAGTAGCCCTGCTTGTCGCCCGactttctttcttggcagTCAGTGGCAGAATGACCCCTTTGCAGGATATGGAAGCTACGTGAGCTTTCAAGTTGGGCTGGAGAGAGCGGATGAAGACCTGAAGGTCCTGCGCTCCGGTGGAGGAAGGGGAGCAACGGGCGGCAACCTGATGGGTAATGACCGCGGTGTATGGTTCGCTGGAGAACATACCGCTCCGCTGTGCGGCCTTGGAACGACGACGGGAGCTTGGTGGAGTGGTGAAAGGGCAGCAAGAGACGTCCTCGAGGTTTACGGCATGAAGAAGGACATGAAAAAGGATGGAATCGGTCCGGTGATATTATAG
- the cfp gene encoding Pyruvate decarboxylase encodes MANFTVGDYIAQRLAQIGVRHHFLVPGGDNLALLDRLGAHPSLTGVGCTNELNCSLAAEGYARANGIAVCVVTYSVGAFSAFNGIGSAYAENLPVILISGAPNTHDKDQHLLHHTLGEHDFTYQLEMAKKITCCAVSIRNAKSAPELVDRVVWNCIRLQKPGYIELPTNLSTERCVQPGPISGLDAGDRHVGSVLAAAVTSVREYLETRQKPVILAGPKIRSCKAQESLVRLAEAIGCAVVVQPAGKGLFPETHPQFAGVFWGQVSTLAADSIVNWSDGLICVGTLFTDYSTVGWTAVSNVPQVVIDADAVTCVTTCFTGVAMCDLLVGLADTVAWNDSSMTEYARLRPEIPLQRHGAYGELTRKEVARRVQLLLGPDMTVFADAGDSWFNGIQLQLPPGAAFEIEMQWGHIGWSIPASFGYALAKPERRIIVLIGDGALQVTAQEMSQMVRHRLPVILVLMNNKGYTIEAEMHAGVYNRIYNWNYVLLVQAFNFSGTGGRALGLKADTVEEFSEAIELAQAHMDGPSLIECSIDQEDCSKELITWGHYVAAANNRSGMTIET; translated from the coding sequence atggccaattTCACCGTTGGCGACTACATTGCCCAAAGGCTCGCTCAAATAGGGGTACGCCATCATTTCCTAGTACCCGGCGGCGACAACCTCGCTCTGCTGGACAGGCTCGGCGCGCACCCATCACTCACCGGCGTCGGGTGCACAAACGAGCTGAATTGCTCTCTAGCTGCCGAGGGATACGCCAGAGCCAACGGCATCGCAGTCTGCGTCGTCACCTACAGCGTAGGGGCCTTTTCTGCCTTCAACGGCATCGGCAGCGCCTACGCTGAGAATCTTcccgtcatcctcatcagcGGAGCACCGAATACGCATGACAAGGACCAGCATTTGCTTCACCACACCCTCGGGGAGCACGATTTCACGTACCAGCTAgaaatggccaagaagattaCATGCTGCGCCGTGTCGATCCGGAATGCCAAATCAGCTCCCGAGTTGGTTGACCGCGTTGTATGGAATTGTATCCGGCTGCAAAAACCCGGGTACATTGAGCTGCCTACCAACCTGTCCACCGAGAGGTGCGTGCAACCCGGACCGATAAGTGGTCTCGACGCTGGGGATCGGCACGTTGGGTCTGTCCTTGCCGCTGCGGTTACTAGCGTTAGGGAATATCTTGAGACGCGGCAGAAGCCAGTGATTCTCGCCGGGCCAAAGATACGAAGTTGCAAAGCCCAGGAAAGCCTCGTCCGCCTGGCAGAAGCCATTGGCTGCGCGGTCGTGGTTCAGCCAGCGGGCAAGGGACTGTTCCCCGAGACACACCCCCAATTTGCCGGAGTTTTCTGGGGCCAAGTGAGCACCCTCGCTGCCGACAGCatcgtcaactggtctgatGGTCTGATATGCGTGGGAACCTTGTTCACAGACTATAGCACGGTCGGTTGGACAGCCGTGTCCAACGTGCCGCAGGTAGTCATTGACGCGGATGCTGTGACATGTGTGACGACTTGCTTCACTGGCGTCGCCATGTGCGACTTGCTGGTCGGCTTGGCAGATACAGTCGCCTGGAACGACAGCTCAATGACCGAGTACGCTCGGCTGCGGCCGGAAATTCCACTCCAGCGCCACGGAGCCTACGGGGAGCTCACGAGAAAGGAGGTTGCCCGACGGGTGCAGCTGCTTCTCGGGCCGGACATGACGGTTTTCGCGGACGCAGGAGATTCGTGGTTCAACGGCATTCAACTGCAACTTCCGCCCGGGGCGGCATTCGAAATCGAAATGCAATGGGGCCATATCGGATGGTCGATACCGGCGTCGTTTGGCTACGCGCTTGCAAAACCTGAAAGGAGAATCATAGTCCTGATTGGAGACGGGGCCCTGCAAGTGACGGCTCAAGAGATGTCTCAGATGGTGAGGCACCGCCTTCCCGTGATTCTGGTGCTGATGAACAATAAAGGATACACGATCGAGGCGGAGATGCACGCCGGGGTGTACAATCGGATTTATAATTGGAACTACGTCCTCCTCGTGCAGGCGTTCAACTTTTCTGGCACGGGAGGACGTGCGCTTGGCCTGAAAGCAGATACGGTCGAGGAGTTTTCTGAAGCCATTGAATTGGCACAGGCACACATGGATGGACCAAGTCTCATCGAATGCAGCATCGACCAGGAGGACTGCAGCAAAGAGCTGATTACATGGGGGCATTATGTTGCGGCGGCCAACAATCGTTCTGGAATGACCATCGAGACGTAG
- the FABP_1 gene encoding Fatty acid-binding protein has product MDKFYGSWTQESCDNVDAFLCALKISFFLRTAAKTQTPTIEFSAEGDVITFKTMTTFKTDQVQFELGKEFAEKRLDGVMVQTTAVLQDDALVFHKEGDKPYTVTFSLEGDKLKVEYVIGNVVATRTLTKN; this is encoded by the exons ATGGACAAGTTCTACGGCAGTTGGACCCAAGAGTCGTGCGACAATGTCGACGCGTTCCTATGCGCTCTCA AAATCAGCTTCTTTCTACGCACGGCTGCCAAGACGCAGACACCCACGATTGAGTTCTCTGCCGAGGGCGACGTCATCACCTTCAAGACCATGACTACCTTCAAGACGGACCAGGTCCAGTTTGAGCTGGGCAAGGAATTCGCCGAGAAGAGACTGGACGGCGTCATGGTCCAGACCACGGCCGTTCTTCAGGACGACGCCTTGGTCTTCCACAAGGAGGGCGACAAGCCGTACACTGTGACCTTTTCCCTCGAGggcgacaagctcaaggtcGAATACGTCATTGGCAACGTCGTGGCCACTCGCACATTGACCAAGAATTGA
- the kyn-1 gene encoding Kynureninase 1 has product MDLASFVDRLRNGSAAKFPADANTLAFAQKLDSQDQLKHLRDEFVLPTKGSLKKRALDGSLPGQSASNGINGAGGQPADADKPCLYFVGNSLGAQPRAVREYLDAQLETWASIGVNGHFTDMDNSPLTQWQDMAEDCAKKSSDLVGASPHEIVIMNTLTINLHVMMASFYKPTAKRHKVILEWKPFPSDHYAIESQVIWHGHDPDKSMVKIEPDDNSLIPTDKILRTIDEHAEETALLLLPGIQYYSGQLFDMASITAYARARGIVVGWDLAHAAGNVELRLHDWDVDFACWCTYKYINAGPGSIAGAYVHERHGRVDWAAGGDAVGGGRPSYRPRLAGWYGGDKSVRFNMDSTFVPTPGAAGYQLSNPSAIDLAALSGALSVFNKTRMRDLRSKALVLTAYAELLLDQMLDEAGGDDPGAAPLFTVLTPRDPLQRGTQLSVLLREGLLDRVSRALEDNGAICDKRKPNVIRVAPVPLYTRFEDVWAYMQILRGALGL; this is encoded by the exons ATGGATCTGGCCTCCTTTGTCGACCGGCTGCGGAACGGCTCAGCCGCCAAGTTCCCCGCTGACGCAAACACCTTGGCCTTTGCTCAAAAGCTCGACTCACAAGACCAGCTCAAGCACCTGCGGGATGAGTTTGTGCTGCCCACCAAAGGCTCCCTAAAGAAGAGAGCCTTGGATGGTTCTCTCCCAG GACAATCAGccagcaatggcatcaacgGCGCAGGGGGACAGCCAGCAGATGCCGACAAGCCGTGCCTCTACTTTGTCGGCAACTCTCTCGGCGCTCAGCCGCGGGCCGTCCGGGAGTACCTGGATGCTCAGCTGGAGACGTGGGCTTCGATTGGCGTCAACGGCCACTTCACCGACATGGACAACTCGCCCCTGACGCAGTGGCAGGACATGGCCGAGGACTGCGCCAAGAAGTCGTCCGACCTCGTCGGGGCCTCGCCGCACGAAATCGTCATCATGAACACGCTCACCATCAATCTCCAcgtcatgatggcgagcTTCTACAAGCCCACCGCCAAGCGGCACAAGGTGATTCTGGAATGGAAGCCCTTCCCGAGCGACCACTACGCCATCGAGAGCCAGGTCATCTGGCACGGGCACGACCCCGACAAGAGCATGGTCAAGATCGAGCCCGACGACAACAGCCTGATCCCCACGGACAAGATCCTCCGGACCATCGACGAGCACGCCGAGGAAACCgcgctgctcctgctgcccGGTATCCAGTACTACTCGGGCCAGCTGttcgacatggccagcatcaCGGCCTACGCCAGGGCGcgcggcatcgtcgtcggctggGACCTggcccacgccgccggcaacGTCGAGCTCCGGCTGCACGACTGGGACGTCGACTTTGCCTGCTGGTGCACGTACAAGTACATCAACGCCGGGCCGGGCTCCATCGCCGGCGCGTACGTGCACGAGCGGCACGGCCGTGTCGActgggccgccggcggcgacgcagTGGGAGGAGGCAGGCCCTCGTACCGGCCTCGCCTGGCGGGCTGGTACGGCGGCGACAAGAGCGTCCGCTTCAACATGGACAGCACGTTTGTGCCGACGCCCGGCGCCGCGGGCTACCAGCTCTCCAACCCGTCGGCCATTGACCTGGCGGCGCTGTCGGGCGCCCTGTCCGTCTTCAACAAGACGCGCATGCGGGACCTGCGCTCCAAGGCCCTCGTCCTGACGGCCTAcgccgagctgctgctggaccagatgctcgacgaggccggggGAGACGATCCCGGCGCCGCGCCCCTGTTCACCGTCCTGACGCCCCGGGATCCTCTGCAGCGCGGCACCCAGCTCAGCGTGCTGTTGAGGGAGGGCCTGTTGGACAGGGTCTCGCGGGCGCTGGAGGACAATGGCGCCATCTGCGACAAGCGCAAGCCCAATGTCATTCGGGTTGCGCCTGTTCCCTTGTATACGCGGTTTGAGGACGTGTGGGCTTACATGCAGATTTTGCGAGGGGCGCTGGGGTTGTAA
- the tcpN_1 gene encoding N-methyltransferase tcpN has product MAARDNYILSRDLDASLRLDCQHLLARMYTGYTLHPQIPVVPSMKIAEIGTGTGIWLLDLASQLPSTVVLDGFDISDGQFPHESNLPSNVKLSIMDSFDQVPPELVGKYDVVHLRFWVCIVRGNNVEKLINHAKALLKPGGWIQWEEANLGRILTNGDEAKKFLQAAKLVLKSLEFDFGWIEALPNTLEGHGLEVVDFKTGRIPPSLVPLIIKTGLAGWVEILDAAYKTQCQSLPPEKETKDILLRVVEALKDGAAYYWTPLSLLARKTAGTALEA; this is encoded by the exons atggctgcccgCGATAATTACATCTTGTCCCGAGATTTGGATGCCTCACTCCG GTTGGATTGCCAGCATCTCCTGGCCAGGATGTATACTGGATACACGCTGCATCCGCAGATACCCGTGGTCCCCAGTATGAAGATTGCCGAAATTGGCACCGGAACCGG AATATGGCTGTTGGATCTGGCATCTCAGCTTCCCTCTACTGTTGTTCTCGACGGCTTTGACATATCCGACGGCCAGTTCCCCCACGAATCAAACCTGCCGAGTAATGTCAAGCTGTCCATTATGGACTCGTTTGACCAAGTGCCCCCGGAGCTCGTTGGAAAGTACGACGTAGTGCATTTACGCTTCTGGGTCTGCATTGTGCGCGGGAACAATGTAGAAAAACTGATTAACCATGCGAAAGCGCTACTGA AGCCGGGGGGCTGGATTCAATGGGAAGAAGCCAATCTCGGGAGAATTCTTACAAACGGCGATGAAGCTAAGAAATTTCTGCAAGCTGCAAAGTTGGTATTGAAGTCGCTCGAATTTGATTTTGG ATGGATCGAGGCGCTGCCCAATACCCTCGAGGGTCACGGACTCGAAGTTGTGGATTTTAAAACGGGCCGGATTCCACCATCACTTGTACCTCTGATAATAAAGACTGGACTGGCCGGTTGGGTTGAGATACTTGACGCCGCTTACAAGACTCAGTGCCAGTCTTTGCCGCCTGAAAAGGAGACCAAAGATATTTTGCTTAGGGTGGTGGAGGCACTTAAAGATGGAGCGGCGTATTATTGGACTCCCCTGAGCCTCCTTGCTCGCAAGACCGCTGGAACTGCGCTTGAGGCGTGA